A window of Corallococcus macrosporus DSM 14697 contains these coding sequences:
- a CDS encoding ATP-binding protein, giving the protein MARSHTDRLDAHSTGQDPGGAGHDGSDASGLDTALLDQMPEAVVVCSLDAVCVHVNPMMERHLGRPRQDALGRVLWELNSEWTERAFQERFHQVARTGEASELECHSAAQDRWFVMRLFRVHARVVLTSREITAEKKQEATLRALYDEMRRAQRHAAFLAQASEVLASSLEHDLILQRMAHLAVPILADACSVDLPTPDGQVRRAAVAFSKPELAAPAHDFQTRFPIRLEDPGGIGKVLRTGITEFTPDFAATLAASRGGDPVYRQAVEALGISAFIIVPLISRGRVLGALTLLNSESRRRYTEADVRLAEDLARRAATSLDNGRLYTEAQEAVRARDSFLSVASHELNTPLTSLTLNIQALRRDMEPRAGGAASPEALSAKVVAVQRQVSRLSSLVRELLDVSRITAGRLRLEREDLDLAALTREVVPRFSEDLARAGCELRLDARGPATGHWDRLRLEQVLQNLLSNAIKYGRGRPIEVRVEADDARAWLTVKDQGVGIPPEGHARLFQRFERLASERHYGGLGLGLWIVKQIVDAMEGRIRVESEPGQGSTFTVELPRQRA; this is encoded by the coding sequence TTGGCCCGTTCTCACACCGACCGCTTGGACGCACATTCGACCGGACAGGACCCAGGTGGCGCCGGCCACGACGGGTCGGACGCCAGCGGGCTGGATACCGCCCTGCTGGACCAGATGCCGGAAGCGGTCGTGGTCTGCTCGCTGGACGCGGTGTGTGTCCACGTGAATCCCATGATGGAGCGGCACCTGGGCCGGCCCCGGCAGGACGCGCTCGGCCGGGTGCTCTGGGAGCTGAACTCCGAATGGACGGAGCGCGCCTTCCAGGAGCGCTTCCACCAGGTGGCGCGGACGGGCGAGGCCTCGGAGCTCGAATGTCACAGCGCCGCCCAGGACCGCTGGTTCGTGATGCGGCTGTTTCGCGTCCACGCGCGCGTCGTGCTGACCTCGCGTGAAATCACCGCGGAGAAGAAGCAGGAGGCCACGCTCCGGGCCCTCTACGACGAGATGCGCCGGGCGCAGCGGCACGCGGCCTTCCTGGCCCAGGCCAGCGAGGTGCTGGCGTCCTCGCTGGAGCACGACCTCATCCTCCAGCGCATGGCCCACCTGGCCGTCCCCATCCTGGCGGATGCGTGCTCGGTGGACCTGCCCACGCCGGACGGCCAGGTGCGCCGCGCCGCCGTGGCCTTCTCCAAGCCGGAGCTGGCGGCCCCGGCGCACGACTTCCAGACGCGCTTTCCCATCCGCCTGGAGGACCCGGGCGGCATCGGCAAGGTGCTGCGCACCGGCATCACCGAGTTCACCCCCGACTTCGCGGCCACGCTCGCCGCCTCGCGGGGCGGAGACCCGGTGTACCGCCAGGCCGTGGAGGCGCTGGGCATCAGCGCGTTCATCATCGTCCCGCTCATCAGCCGGGGCCGGGTGCTGGGCGCGCTCACGCTGCTCAACTCGGAGTCCCGGCGCCGGTACACCGAGGCGGACGTGCGGCTGGCGGAGGACCTGGCCCGCCGCGCCGCCACCTCGCTGGACAACGGCCGGCTCTACACGGAAGCGCAGGAGGCGGTGCGCGCCCGGGACTCCTTCCTGTCGGTGGCCTCCCACGAGCTCAACACGCCGCTCACCTCGCTGACGCTCAACATCCAGGCGCTGCGGCGGGACATGGAGCCGCGCGCCGGCGGCGCCGCCTCCCCGGAGGCGCTGTCGGCGAAGGTGGTGGCCGTGCAGCGGCAGGTCTCCCGCCTGTCCAGCCTGGTGCGCGAGCTGCTGGACGTGTCCCGCATCACCGCGGGGCGGCTGCGGCTGGAGCGAGAGGACCTGGACCTGGCCGCGCTCACCCGCGAGGTCGTGCCCCGCTTCTCGGAGGACCTGGCGCGCGCCGGCTGCGAGCTGCGCCTGGACGCGCGCGGCCCCGCCACCGGCCACTGGGACCGGCTGCGGCTGGAGCAGGTGCTCCAGAATCTGCTCTCCAACGCCATCAAGTACGGCCGGGGCCGCCCCATTGAGGTGCGGGTGGAGGCGGATGACGCCCGGGCCTGGCTGACGGTGAAGGACCAGGGCGTGGGCATCCCGCCGGAGGGGCACGCGCGCCTCTTCCAGCGCTTCGAGCGGCTGGCCAGCGAGCGGCACTACGGCGGGCTGGGGCTGGGGCTGTGGATCGTGAAGCAGATTGTCGACGCCATGGAGGGCCGCATCCGGGTGGAGAGCGAGCCCGGCCAGGGGTCCACCTTCACCGTGGAGCTGCCTCGCCAGCGGGCGTGA
- a CDS encoding ATP-binding domain-containing protein: protein MSHVEASLPDHARAIIAEEEALLARVQSTLEVARRKSAHGQDAQGLVAQLQVLRDDASTAAVADLPHLFAQMNQMRSLMERQERVKLPDPQAPYFAHLRLNGDGGPRDYLLGRTTFADVGAGVRVIDWRFAPVARVFYCYEEGDDYEEYFGERLAEGSVETRRLVIIERGVLTRIISGALVLERAADGTWHSVSRDFATLQSGGAGTAARPEFLGTGKGARRIEDAFGVTAMLDAEQYEALSTGPDRPLLVLGSAGSGKTTVALHRLAKLAFDDPRKFPQARMKLIVPEEGLARLSRRLLAPLGLGNVAVQTRDAWLLATARSAFNLPGIKLWHDTPPLVSRLKRHPALRRALAARVGVPKSDAGTTLERLRTRMADAYMDRRFLESVVTAARGELPRTAIDETLEHTRLQLATPLSKAFRDITDAERLVTVDGRAIEDDTPDAMAGTVDLDDLPVLMFLKAQHTSLGLERLAHVVLDEAEDFSLFELFAVRQLLGKGRSCTLAGDEMQQTDAGFAGWPAVLNELDIRDAATCRLQVSYRCPRPVVELARQVLGAQAPEAAVTGRAGAPVGFHHFPDEAQAQLFIGEALRDLAAREPHASVGVIASSPEAAQAIHRVVADQPWARLVSDGEFTFEPGVDVTDVGSVKGLEFDYVILPDATARAYPVDDESRRRLHVAVTRTSHQLWVVSSGVRSHLVTPAGEAAPR, encoded by the coding sequence ATGAGCCATGTCGAGGCGTCGCTGCCGGACCATGCCCGCGCCATCATCGCCGAGGAAGAGGCCTTGCTGGCCCGTGTTCAGTCCACGCTGGAAGTGGCGCGGCGCAAGTCCGCGCACGGACAGGACGCGCAAGGACTTGTCGCCCAGTTGCAGGTCCTGCGCGACGACGCTTCCACCGCGGCCGTGGCGGACCTGCCGCACCTCTTCGCGCAGATGAACCAGATGCGCTCGCTCATGGAGCGCCAGGAGCGCGTGAAGCTGCCGGACCCCCAGGCGCCCTACTTCGCGCACCTGCGCCTCAATGGCGACGGCGGCCCGCGTGACTACTTGCTGGGCCGCACCACCTTCGCGGACGTGGGCGCCGGGGTGCGCGTGATTGACTGGCGCTTCGCCCCCGTGGCCCGTGTCTTCTATTGCTACGAGGAAGGCGACGACTACGAGGAGTACTTCGGGGAGCGGCTCGCCGAGGGCAGCGTGGAGACGCGCCGGCTGGTCATCATCGAGCGCGGCGTGCTGACGCGCATCATCTCCGGCGCGCTGGTGCTGGAGCGCGCCGCGGATGGCACCTGGCACAGCGTGAGCCGCGACTTCGCCACGCTCCAGTCGGGCGGCGCGGGCACGGCGGCGCGGCCGGAGTTCCTGGGCACGGGCAAGGGCGCGCGGCGCATCGAGGATGCCTTCGGCGTCACCGCCATGCTGGACGCCGAGCAGTACGAGGCCCTCAGCACCGGACCGGACCGGCCGCTGCTGGTGCTGGGCAGCGCGGGCAGCGGGAAGACGACGGTGGCGCTGCACCGGCTGGCGAAGCTGGCCTTCGACGACCCGCGGAAGTTCCCCCAGGCGCGCATGAAGCTCATCGTCCCGGAGGAGGGGCTGGCGCGGCTGTCCCGCCGGCTGCTGGCGCCGCTGGGCCTGGGCAACGTGGCGGTGCAGACGCGGGACGCGTGGCTGCTGGCCACCGCGCGCTCCGCCTTCAACCTCCCGGGCATCAAGCTGTGGCATGACACGCCGCCCCTGGTGTCCCGCCTCAAGCGCCACCCCGCCCTGCGGCGCGCGCTGGCCGCCCGCGTGGGCGTGCCGAAGTCAGACGCGGGCACCACCCTGGAGCGCCTGCGCACGCGGATGGCGGACGCGTACATGGACCGGCGCTTCCTGGAGAGCGTCGTGACGGCCGCCAGGGGCGAGCTTCCCCGCACCGCCATTGACGAGACGCTGGAGCACACGCGCCTGCAGCTCGCCACGCCGCTGTCCAAGGCGTTCAGGGACATCACCGACGCGGAGCGGCTCGTCACCGTGGACGGGCGCGCCATTGAAGACGACACCCCGGACGCCATGGCCGGCACGGTGGACCTGGATGACCTGCCCGTCCTGATGTTCCTCAAGGCGCAGCACACCTCGCTGGGCCTGGAGCGGCTGGCGCACGTGGTGCTGGACGAGGCCGAGGACTTCTCCCTCTTCGAGCTGTTCGCCGTCCGGCAGCTTTTGGGCAAGGGCAGGAGCTGCACGCTGGCGGGCGACGAGATGCAGCAGACGGACGCGGGCTTCGCGGGCTGGCCCGCCGTGCTCAACGAGTTGGACATCCGCGACGCCGCCACCTGCCGGCTCCAGGTGTCGTACCGCTGCCCCCGGCCCGTGGTGGAGCTGGCGCGGCAGGTGCTGGGCGCGCAGGCCCCGGAGGCCGCCGTCACCGGCCGCGCGGGCGCCCCGGTGGGCTTCCACCACTTCCCGGACGAGGCCCAGGCCCAGCTCTTCATCGGCGAGGCGCTGCGGGACCTGGCCGCGCGCGAGCCCCACGCGTCCGTGGGAGTCATCGCCAGCAGCCCGGAGGCCGCGCAGGCCATCCACCGCGTCGTCGCCGACCAGCCCTGGGCGCGGCTGGTGAGCGACGGCGAGTTCACCTTCGAGCCCGGCGTGGACGTCACCGACGTGGGCAGCGTGAAGGGCCTGGAGTTCGACTACGTCATCCTCCCGGACGCGACGGCGCGGGCCTACCCGGTGGACGACGAGTCCCGCCGCCGCCTGCACGTGGCGGTGACGCGCACCTCCCATCAGCTCTGGGTGGTGTCCTCGGGCGTGCGCTCGCACCTCGTCACGCCCGCTGGCGAGGCAGCTCCACGGTGA
- a CDS encoding metal-dependent hydrolase has translation MDNLTHGLLGLAIGALRRPDVRPGAPERASPTDRAVLVASVLAAELPDLDTLLARGDAVTVALQAHRGLSHALVAAPLVALTATLAARACFRGARLAPVFLTSLASVVFAHLLPDLWTGWGTRVLLPFSDSRLSLDWTMVVDPWVTLPLLAAAAFAWRRREAWRRTLLWGAACSAAYVGFRVATWAVLTQRVEAAYPAAQAVRVFPQPFAVGTWRYVATLPGDVFAAGDVPLAGAPTEARRVETAPNALPEDVRAVPTVREALAWARFPLVQLEPDAQGGRKVRIADLRYHLRGEPTLAFVIHLDAANAVTHARMDRGGSASELLRRWRGTAAAP, from the coding sequence ATGGACAACCTCACCCACGGACTGCTCGGGCTCGCCATTGGCGCCCTGCGAAGGCCCGACGTGCGACCCGGCGCCCCGGAGCGCGCCTCGCCCACGGACCGCGCGGTGCTGGTGGCGTCGGTGCTGGCGGCGGAGCTGCCGGACCTGGACACCCTGCTGGCGCGCGGCGACGCGGTGACGGTGGCGCTCCAGGCCCACCGGGGGCTGTCCCACGCGCTGGTCGCCGCCCCGCTGGTGGCGCTCACCGCCACGCTGGCCGCCCGCGCCTGCTTCCGCGGCGCGCGGCTGGCGCCCGTGTTCCTCACCAGCCTGGCCTCTGTCGTCTTCGCGCACCTGCTGCCGGACTTGTGGACGGGCTGGGGCACGCGGGTGCTCCTGCCCTTCTCCGACAGCCGCCTCAGCCTGGACTGGACGATGGTGGTGGACCCCTGGGTGACGCTGCCGCTGCTCGCCGCGGCCGCCTTCGCCTGGCGCCGCCGCGAGGCGTGGCGGCGGACGCTGCTGTGGGGCGCGGCGTGCTCCGCCGCGTACGTGGGCTTCCGCGTGGCCACCTGGGCCGTGCTGACGCAGCGGGTGGAGGCGGCCTACCCCGCCGCGCAGGCCGTGCGCGTCTTCCCCCAGCCCTTCGCCGTGGGCACCTGGCGCTACGTGGCCACCCTGCCCGGGGACGTCTTCGCCGCGGGAGACGTCCCCCTGGCGGGCGCGCCCACGGAGGCCCGGCGCGTGGAGACCGCCCCCAACGCGCTGCCCGAGGACGTCCGGGCCGTGCCCACGGTGCGCGAGGCGCTCGCCTGGGCGCGCTTCCCGCTCGTCCAACTGGAGCCGGATGCGCAGGGCGGCCGGAAGGTGCGAATCGCCGACCTGCGCTACCACCTGCGCGGCGAGCCCACGCTGGCCTTCGTCATCCACCTGGACGCGGCCAACGCCGTGACGCACGCCCGGATGGACCGGGGCGGCAGCGCCAGCGAGCTGCTGCGCCGGTGGCGGGGCACGGCCGCCGCGCCCTGA
- a CDS encoding pectin acetylesterase-family hydrolase produces MKNLVLAGLTAAALAPAVAGAEVIVSGIVDVLVDGGNNYNWQKVELPGTKCGNGSQFKFWVHRTGSPNLMFLFEGGGACWDYDTCSGRAGLLGAANPNGIGDDYITQFTAKYVSPLVNGADPGLPGRSKTDLVTKGWNIVYVPYCTGDVHVGNNVATYVDSTGQNPPLTWHHNGYVNTLAVANYAKTQFPNVQKMLMTGYSAGGTATAAGYYFLRKAINPARGYLLNDSGPIFLAPNANFRSRALHEKIRQSWNLNSVFSLLPATFSQNDFGTINRMVAQEFPNDQLAYTGYTRDYNYSRFSYERFHSPNDKESVLGHWKQDQDALVTELNKYNNFSYFIPHERAINSSHCSTIITFIGAHACQQMEKKRHWWEYMEFPWSQTYKCYSEFVGMDTFLSRWINGNQRIRIYEPANGYNAEDPGMQIVAPLINGALGG; encoded by the coding sequence ATGAAGAACCTGGTGCTGGCTGGACTCACGGCCGCCGCGCTCGCGCCTGCTGTCGCTGGCGCGGAGGTCATCGTGTCCGGCATCGTCGACGTGCTCGTCGACGGAGGCAACAACTACAACTGGCAGAAGGTGGAGCTGCCGGGTACCAAGTGTGGCAATGGCTCCCAGTTCAAGTTCTGGGTGCACCGGACGGGCTCGCCCAACCTGATGTTCCTGTTCGAGGGCGGCGGCGCGTGCTGGGATTACGACACGTGCAGCGGCCGCGCGGGCCTGCTGGGCGCCGCCAACCCGAACGGCATTGGCGACGACTACATCACCCAGTTCACGGCCAAGTACGTGTCGCCGCTCGTCAACGGCGCGGACCCGGGCCTGCCGGGCCGCAGCAAGACGGACCTGGTGACCAAGGGTTGGAACATCGTCTACGTGCCGTACTGCACCGGTGACGTGCACGTGGGCAACAACGTGGCGACCTACGTGGACTCGACGGGGCAGAACCCGCCGCTGACGTGGCACCACAACGGCTACGTCAACACGCTGGCGGTGGCGAACTACGCGAAGACGCAGTTCCCCAACGTCCAGAAGATGCTGATGACGGGCTACAGCGCGGGTGGCACGGCGACGGCGGCCGGCTACTACTTCCTGCGCAAGGCCATCAACCCGGCGCGCGGCTACCTGCTCAACGACTCCGGCCCCATCTTCCTGGCGCCCAACGCGAACTTCCGCTCGCGCGCGCTGCACGAGAAGATTCGCCAGTCGTGGAACCTGAACTCCGTCTTCTCGCTGCTGCCGGCCACGTTCAGCCAGAACGACTTCGGCACCATCAACCGCATGGTGGCGCAGGAGTTCCCCAACGACCAGCTCGCCTACACGGGCTACACGCGCGACTACAACTACTCGCGCTTCTCGTATGAGCGCTTCCACTCGCCCAACGACAAGGAGTCCGTGCTGGGCCACTGGAAGCAGGACCAGGACGCGCTCGTCACGGAGCTGAACAAGTACAACAACTTCAGCTACTTCATCCCGCACGAGCGCGCCATCAACTCCAGCCACTGCAGCACCATCATCACCTTCATCGGCGCGCACGCCTGCCAGCAGATGGAGAAGAAGCGCCACTGGTGGGAGTACATGGAGTTCCCGTGGAGCCAGACGTACAAGTGCTACAGCGAGTTCGTGGGCATGGACACGTTCCTGTCGCGGTGGATCAACGGCAACCAGCGCATCCGCATCTACGAGCCCGCCAACGGCTACAACGCCGAGGACCCGGGCATGCAGATTGTCGCGCCGCTCATCAACGGCGCGCTGGGCGGGTAG
- a CDS encoding DUF1552 domain-containing protein: MLRELSRRSLLQALAGSTAALPLANLLGTTDAYAQGTTPPLRFIALFTAHGCLPEYWNPQGTESSFTLDFPNSMLAPLEPHKDKLLVLDGLDYQVLYEQGLTGHEGGPVTFLTGSKVNTGSGDHLPESASLDQVLGNHIGGTTRFRSLQLNAWEQFGGQHVYNSISFTANGSRVPFERDPANVYQRLFGEAPSPTADPAQVEGNRLRRKSLLDFLVKDAMRLQRRLAGAERQKLETHLEALRDIERRLGALSQDDSTPAPRMQSADAACAAGLSVPSYGLGGLGNLNNMPALTRLHMDLIARAFACDLTRVVTMTIPGPSMPWLNIHEDTHNDLAHLLDVQEEPRRSTIRGKMVQVQRWYAEQLAYLMTQLASIQEGSGTALDNTLILWGNELGDASGHMNVRVPTVLAGGAGGRFRMGRFLRVRAAGSNPLGGWQGPGHTLQGAVAHNKLLVSIAQAFGLNVNTFGNDRYTGGLSGLT, encoded by the coding sequence ATGCTCCGCGAACTCTCCCGACGCTCCCTGCTCCAGGCGCTGGCCGGCTCGACGGCGGCGCTCCCCCTGGCCAACCTGCTCGGCACCACGGACGCCTACGCCCAGGGCACCACGCCGCCGCTGCGCTTCATCGCCCTGTTCACCGCCCACGGCTGCCTCCCCGAGTACTGGAACCCCCAGGGCACGGAGTCGAGCTTCACGCTCGACTTCCCCAACTCCATGCTCGCGCCGCTCGAGCCACACAAGGACAAGCTCCTGGTGCTGGACGGCCTGGACTACCAGGTCCTCTACGAGCAGGGCCTGACGGGCCATGAGGGCGGCCCCGTCACCTTCCTCACAGGCAGCAAGGTCAACACCGGCAGCGGTGACCACCTGCCGGAGAGCGCCTCGCTGGACCAGGTGCTGGGCAACCACATCGGTGGCACCACGCGCTTCCGCTCCCTGCAGCTCAACGCCTGGGAGCAGTTCGGCGGCCAGCACGTCTACAACAGCATCAGCTTCACGGCGAACGGCTCGCGCGTGCCCTTCGAGCGCGACCCGGCCAACGTGTACCAGCGCCTCTTCGGTGAGGCGCCCTCGCCCACGGCCGACCCGGCGCAGGTGGAGGGCAACCGGCTGCGCCGCAAGAGCCTGCTGGACTTCCTGGTCAAGGACGCCATGCGCCTGCAGAGGCGGCTGGCGGGGGCCGAGCGCCAGAAGCTGGAGACGCACCTGGAGGCGCTCCGTGACATCGAGCGCCGCCTGGGCGCGCTGAGCCAGGATGACTCGACGCCCGCGCCCCGGATGCAGTCCGCGGACGCCGCGTGCGCGGCCGGCCTGTCGGTGCCGTCCTACGGCCTGGGCGGCCTGGGCAACCTCAACAACATGCCGGCGCTCACGCGGCTGCACATGGACCTCATCGCGCGCGCCTTCGCGTGTGACTTGACCCGCGTCGTCACCATGACGATTCCGGGGCCGTCCATGCCCTGGCTGAACATCCACGAGGACACGCACAACGACCTCGCCCACCTGCTGGACGTGCAGGAGGAGCCCCGCCGGTCGACCATCCGCGGGAAGATGGTGCAGGTGCAGCGCTGGTACGCCGAGCAGCTCGCCTACCTGATGACCCAGCTCGCCTCCATCCAGGAGGGCAGCGGCACCGCGCTGGACAACACGCTCATCCTCTGGGGCAACGAGCTGGGGGACGCGTCCGGCCACATGAACGTGCGCGTGCCCACCGTGCTCGCGGGCGGCGCGGGTGGCCGCTTCCGCATGGGCCGCTTCCTGCGCGTGCGCGCCGCGGGCTCCAACCCGCTGGGCGGCTGGCAGGGCCCTGGCCACACGCTCCAGGGCGCCGTGGCGCACAACAAGCTGCTGGTCTCCATTGCCCAGGCCTTCGGGCTGAATGTGAATACCTTCGGCAACGACAGGTACACCGGGGGGCTGTCGGGGCTCACCTGA